In one Rutidosis leptorrhynchoides isolate AG116_Rl617_1_P2 chromosome 8, CSIRO_AGI_Rlap_v1, whole genome shotgun sequence genomic region, the following are encoded:
- the LOC139862843 gene encoding uncharacterized protein, whose amino-acid sequence MEYASTQGSRSIADRVASLDPPSLIENFKNNHTFKKGGWSGDKARVNHEKMLKLKEKYPERSDEVIMLEVLGKRRGYRRGVGKTLPGSASTSSSSSTCQTRRPPPPGSENPLLKEAVYDTFAFNNMAIPPQWQSFFPTPNQTQETEGEDEGDDDEDMEESGASQSESDEENEDEAR is encoded by the exons ATGGAATACGCCAGTACGCAGGGTAGCAGGTCAATTGCCGACCGTGTG GCCTCTCTGGATCCTCCGAGTCTTATCGAAAACTTCAAGAACAACCACACTTTTAAGAAAGGTGGATGGAGTGGGGATAAAGCTAGGGTGAACCAC GAAAAAATGTTGAAATTAAAAGAAAAATATCCGGAAAGGAGTGATGAAGTCATTATGTTGGAAGTTTTAGGCAAACGTCGCGGGTACCGTCGCGGAGTGGGTAAAACGTTACCCGGATCGGCTagtacatcatcttcatcatcaacttgtCAAACAAGACGACCACCACCACCGGGTTCCGAAAACCCATTGCTAAAGGAAGCGGTATACGATACTTTTGCCTTTAACAATATGGCAATCCCGCCCCAATGGCAATCTTTTTTCCCAACCCCCAATCAAACTCAAGAAACCGAAGGTGAAGACGAaggtgatgacgatgaagacatggAAGAAAGTGGTGCGTCTCAAAGCGAAAGTGATGAAGAAAATGAAGATGAAGCAAGGTAA